The following proteins are encoded in a genomic region of Oncorhynchus kisutch isolate 150728-3 linkage group LG18, Okis_V2, whole genome shotgun sequence:
- the tyr gene encoding tyrosinase produces MVLLVVLGSLLQMLFLRSCVGQIPRPCANTEALRTKQCCPVWEGDGSACGATSGRGFCQDVTVSEEPHGPQYPHTGIDDRERWPLAFYNRTCQCAGNYGGFDCGECRFGYFGPGCAEQRESVRRNFLSLSVSEQQRFIAYLNLAKNTVTADYVIVTGTRAEMGTNGENPMFSDVSVYDLFVWMHYYVSRDTLLGGPGNVWPDIDFAHESAAFLPWHRVYLLHWEHEIRKMTGDFNFTIPYWDWRDATDCTVCTDNLMGGRSLLNPNLISPGSVFSSWKVICTQPEEYNSRAALCPGTGEGPLLRNPGNHDPNRVRHLPTSADVDFVVGIETYETGAMDRQANMSFRNSLEGFASPETGMAITGQSTMHNALHVFMNGTMSSVQGSANDPIFLLHHTFIDSIYEQWLRRHTPPRSRYPTANAPIGHNDGYYMVPFLPLYRNGDYFLGNKVLGYEYSYLLDPGTRFVQEFLTPYMQEAQMIWQWLLGAGLIGAILAGIVMTTGALFVRRRSQNRKMKSTSSFGERQPLLHSSSEEGSGTSYQTTL; encoded by the exons ATGGTTCTTCTGGTTGTGTTGGGTAGCCTGCTCCAGATGTTGTTCCTGCGGTCGTGTGTGGGCCAGATCCCCCGGCCTTGCGCCAACACAGAGGCGCTCCGTACCAAGCAGTGCTGCCCGGTGTGGGAGGGGGACGGGTCGGCCTGTGGAGCCACGTCGGGCCGAGGGTTCTGTCAGGACGTGACGGTATCGGAAGAGCCCCACGGGCCACAGTACCCACACACTGGGATAGACGACCGAGAACGGTGGCCGCTGGCCTTCTACAACCGCACATGCCAGTGTGCAGGTAACTACGGGGGTTTTGACTGTGGGGAGTGCAGGTTCGGCTACTTCGGCCCCGGCTGTGCCGAGCAGCGGGAGTCCGTGAGGAGGAACTTCCTCTCGCTGTCGGTGTCGGAACAACAGCGGTTCATCGCCTACCTGAACTTGGCCAAGAACACCGTCACCGCTGACTACGTCATTGTCACAGGAACTCGCGCTGAGATGGGTACAAATGGGGAGAACCCAATGTTTTCCGACGTGAGTGTATATGACCTGTTTGTGTGGATGCACTACTACGTGTCCAGGGACACATTGCTTGGGGGGCCAGGAAATGTTTGGCCGGACATAGACTTTGCACACGAGTCGGCGGCGTTCCTGCCATGGCACCGAGTGTATCTGCTGCACTGGGAGCACGAGATCAGGAAGATGACTGGGGATTTTAACTTCACTATCCCATACTGGGACTGGCGGGATGCAACAGACTGTACGGTGTGCACAGACAACCTGATGGGTGGGCGGAGCCTGCTGAACCCCAACCTCATCAGCCCAGGCTCTGTGTTCTCTTCATGGAAG GTGATCTGTACCCAGCCAGAGGAGTACAACAGCAGAGCAGCACTGTGTCCCGGGACAGGGGAGGGGCCTCTGCTGCGCAACCCTGGTAACCACGACCCTAACCGTGTGAGGCATCTGCCCACCTCGGCCGACGTGGACTTTGTGGTGGGTATAGAGACTTACGAGACGGGAGCCATGGACCGCCAAGCCAACATGAGCTTCAGGAACTCCCTGGAGG gttTTGCGAGTCCTGAGACGGGGATGGCTATAACAGGACAGAGTACGATGCACAACGCCCTCCATGTCTTCATGAACGGAACCATGAGCTCAGTACAGGGCTCAGCCAATGATCCCATCTTCCTCCTGCACCACACCTTCATAGACAG taTCTATGAACAATGGTTGAGGAGACACACGCCGCCTCGCTCCCGCTACCCAACAGCCAACGCTCCGATTGGTCACAAtgatggttactacatggttccctTCCTGCCACTCTACCGCAATGGTGACTACTTCCTGGGCAACAAGGTCCTGGGTTACGAATACTCCTACCTGCTTGACCCAG gaacgAGATTTGTCCAGGAGTTCCTGACTCCCTACATGCAGGAGGCTCAGATGATCTGGCAGTGGCTCCTGGGAGCAGGACTCATCGGGGCCATCCTGGCAGGAATTGTCATGACGACCGGGGCCCTGTTTGTCAGGAGGCGGAGCCAGAACAGGAAGATGAAGTCGACTTCATCCTTCGGGGAGAGACAGCCCCTCTTACATAGCAGCTCAGAGGAAGGATCAGGGACCTCCTACCAGACcacactgtaa